In a single window of the Dysgonomonas mossii genome:
- a CDS encoding GNAT family N-acetyltransferase, with translation MEAQQQLTIQIAGEEHLGYVQTILDTIEAAAKVRGTGIAKRSPEYLELKIKEGKAIIALIGEEFAGFCYIESWGNKQYVANSGLIVVEKFRQHGLAKKIKQHAFSLARAMFPDAKVFGLTSGAAVMKINTELGYVPVSFAQLTDDDAFWRGCQGCVNYDVLTRTERKYCICTAMLFDPEKQKDKKEIKTIIKDLKKQLKK, from the coding sequence ATGGAGGCGCAACAACAACTCACCATACAAATAGCCGGAGAAGAGCATCTTGGCTATGTGCAAACAATATTAGATACTATAGAAGCTGCTGCAAAAGTTCGTGGTACAGGGATTGCAAAACGTTCACCTGAATATTTGGAACTTAAAATAAAAGAAGGCAAAGCAATTATAGCCCTTATCGGGGAAGAGTTTGCTGGTTTTTGCTATATCGAATCGTGGGGAAACAAGCAATATGTTGCTAACTCGGGACTTATTGTTGTTGAGAAATTCAGACAACATGGCTTAGCGAAAAAAATCAAGCAACATGCTTTTTCGCTGGCCAGAGCGATGTTTCCTGATGCAAAGGTATTTGGTTTGACCTCGGGAGCAGCAGTAATGAAAATAAATACCGAACTTGGTTATGTGCCTGTGTCATTTGCTCAGCTGACGGATGATGATGCTTTCTGGCGTGGTTGTCAAGGTTGTGTAAATTACGATGTGCTTACTCGTACCGAGCGTAAATACTGTATTTGTACAGCGATGCTTTTCGATCCGGAGAAGCAGAAAGACAAGAAAGAAATAAAAACAATCATAAAAGACCTAAAAAAGCAATTGAAGAAATGA
- the kdsA gene encoding 3-deoxy-8-phosphooctulonate synthase codes for MNIENLKNDNFFLLAGPCVIEGEEMALRIAEKVKTITDRLNIPYVFKGSYKKANRSRVDSFTGIGDEKALKILRKVGETFGIPTVTDIHETHEAAMAAEYVDVLQIPAFLCRQTDLLIAAAKTGKIVNIKKGQFLAPNGMQFAAQKVLDSGNKNVILTDRGTSFGYSDLVVDFRGIPEMKEFGFPVVLDATHCLQKPNQASGVTGGQPKLIETMCKAGIATGVDGLFIETHFDTANALSDGANMLPLDQLEGLMEKLVRIKAAL; via the coding sequence ATGAATATAGAGAACTTAAAAAATGATAATTTTTTCTTGCTAGCAGGACCATGTGTTATCGAAGGAGAAGAAATGGCACTTCGTATTGCAGAAAAAGTTAAAACTATAACAGATAGACTAAATATTCCCTATGTATTTAAGGGTTCCTATAAGAAAGCAAATCGATCTCGTGTAGATTCTTTCACCGGGATTGGTGATGAGAAAGCTTTAAAGATACTTCGTAAGGTAGGTGAGACCTTTGGTATTCCTACCGTAACGGATATTCACGAGACTCATGAGGCTGCAATGGCCGCAGAATATGTTGATGTTTTGCAGATTCCGGCATTTCTTTGCCGTCAGACTGACTTGCTCATCGCAGCTGCCAAGACAGGTAAAATAGTAAACATAAAGAAAGGTCAGTTTCTGGCTCCGAATGGAATGCAGTTTGCAGCGCAGAAAGTATTGGATTCGGGAAATAAGAATGTAATCCTTACCGATCGTGGTACATCTTTTGGCTATTCTGATCTTGTGGTAGACTTTCGAGGAATACCTGAAATGAAAGAATTTGGTTTTCCTGTCGTATTGGATGCAACACACTGCCTGCAAAAGCCGAATCAGGCTTCAGGTGTAACAGGCGGGCAGCCAAAATTGATAGAAACGATGTGTAAAGCAGGTATAGCTACAGGTGTGGATGGATTGTTTATAGAAACACACTTCGATACAGCAAATGCTTTGTCGGACGGAGCTAATATGCTTCCGCTAGACCAGCTTGAAGGACTGATGGAGAAATTAGTAAGAATAAAAGCTGCGCTATAG
- a CDS encoding PhoH family protein, giving the protein MGKAKKKNFVLDTNVILHDFRCLDNFEENDIYIPIVVLEELDKFKKGNDQINYNAREFLRQLDAITDDNLFTKGISLGNGLGNLFIDTSIKSQERITEIFPERIPDHRILSSVLDISERDSKTKTILVTKDINLRMKARAIGLLAEDYINDKVPDIFLFERQHKTFKDMESSVIDELYANPNGVDLDQFNLETSVNANECFVMKNGKKSVLSRYNPFTKKIKKIDKQICYGIQPRNAEQTFAMEVLTDPEIKLVALTGKAGTGKTLLALASALKQSENFDQILLARPIVALGNKELGFLPGDEKQKIAPYMQPLFDNLSVIKNHIPYGGAEYKNIEAMQASKKLEIEALAYIRGRSLSEMICIIDEAQNLTPHEIKTIITRAGEGTKMIFAGDLQQIDSPYLDAQSNGLAYMIDKMTGQDIFAHVNLIKGERSKLSEIASILL; this is encoded by the coding sequence ATGGGAAAAGCCAAAAAGAAAAACTTTGTATTGGATACAAATGTAATACTACATGATTTCAGGTGCTTAGATAATTTTGAAGAAAATGACATATATATTCCCATTGTAGTTTTGGAAGAACTGGACAAGTTCAAAAAAGGGAATGATCAGATTAACTATAATGCCCGCGAATTTCTCCGCCAGCTCGATGCAATAACAGACGACAACTTATTTACGAAAGGAATATCTCTAGGCAACGGTTTAGGCAATCTCTTTATTGATACAAGTATAAAATCTCAAGAAAGGATAACTGAAATCTTTCCGGAGAGAATACCCGATCATCGTATATTATCATCTGTTCTTGACATCTCGGAGCGTGACAGCAAAACAAAAACCATACTGGTAACCAAAGATATAAACCTGCGAATGAAGGCTCGTGCAATCGGGCTTCTGGCAGAAGATTATATAAATGACAAAGTTCCTGATATCTTTTTATTTGAAAGACAGCACAAAACATTCAAGGATATGGAGTCTTCGGTTATCGATGAGCTGTATGCAAATCCAAACGGTGTTGATCTCGATCAGTTCAATCTGGAAACTTCGGTTAATGCCAATGAATGTTTCGTGATGAAGAATGGTAAAAAAAGTGTGCTTTCCAGATACAATCCGTTTACTAAAAAGATAAAGAAAATAGACAAGCAGATTTGTTACGGCATACAACCTCGAAATGCGGAACAAACATTTGCAATGGAGGTGCTGACCGATCCCGAAATAAAATTAGTAGCACTTACAGGAAAAGCTGGAACAGGAAAAACGTTACTCGCCTTAGCTTCAGCATTGAAACAAAGTGAAAACTTTGACCAGATACTCCTCGCCCGCCCGATCGTTGCATTAGGAAACAAAGAATTGGGATTCTTACCCGGTGACGAAAAACAAAAAATAGCGCCTTATATGCAGCCTCTTTTCGACAATTTATCTGTAATAAAAAATCACATTCCTTACGGTGGTGCTGAGTACAAGAATATAGAAGCGATGCAGGCAAGTAAGAAGCTGGAAATAGAAGCATTAGCTTATATCCGTGGACGAAGTTTATCAGAGATGATCTGTATTATCGATGAAGCTCAAAACCTGACACCTCACGAAATAAAAACCATTATAACCCGTGCAGGTGAAGGAACGAAAATGATTTTTGCTGGAGATTTACAACAGATCGACTCTCCTTATCTTGATGCTCAGTCAAATGGGTTGGCTTACATGATAGATAAAATGACAGGACAAGATATTTTCGCACATGTCAATCTGATAAAAGGAGAAAGAAGTAAACTATCGGAGATAGCTAGTATATTATTGTAA
- the argC gene encoding N-acetyl-gamma-glutamyl-phosphate reductase, with amino-acid sequence MIKAGIIGGAGYTAGELIRILLNHPQVELVFVNSTSNAGNKLTDVHGGLLGETDMSFTDQLPYDKIDVLFFCTAHGDTKKFLDANDIPDHLKIIDLSTDYRHKAVGNNFIYGLPELNKEEIKRSSYVANPGCFATAIQLGLLPLAKANQLTSEIHVNAITGSTGAGVKPSATSHFSWRENNISVYKAFEHQHLTEIKQSLNQLQVNFNGDINFIPMRGNFTRGIFVSTYLNYDGTIEDAEKLYKDYYKDSPFTIISDKNIDLKQVVNTNKCVLHLEKHGNKLLILSCIDNLVKGASGQAVHNMNLIFGLEETIGLNLKASAF; translated from the coding sequence ATGATAAAAGCAGGAATAATAGGTGGAGCAGGCTATACTGCCGGAGAACTGATAAGGATATTACTCAATCATCCACAGGTAGAACTTGTATTCGTAAATAGTACAAGTAATGCAGGGAATAAGCTGACAGATGTACATGGAGGCCTCTTGGGAGAAACAGATATGAGTTTCACCGATCAATTACCCTATGACAAGATTGATGTTTTATTCTTCTGTACAGCACATGGTGATACTAAGAAGTTCTTGGATGCGAATGATATCCCCGATCACCTGAAAATAATTGACCTTTCTACAGATTATCGACATAAAGCAGTAGGAAATAATTTTATTTATGGTCTTCCTGAGTTGAATAAAGAAGAAATCAAGCGGTCTTCCTATGTGGCTAATCCGGGATGTTTTGCAACAGCTATACAGCTAGGATTGTTACCTTTAGCAAAAGCAAATCAGCTGACTTCTGAGATTCATGTGAATGCTATCACAGGATCTACCGGGGCAGGGGTAAAGCCTTCTGCTACATCTCATTTCAGTTGGCGTGAAAACAATATATCAGTTTATAAAGCTTTCGAACATCAGCATCTGACGGAAATCAAACAGTCGCTAAATCAATTACAGGTAAATTTTAATGGAGATATTAATTTTATCCCTATGCGTGGAAACTTCACAAGAGGTATTTTTGTCTCTACCTATCTCAATTACGACGGTACAATAGAGGATGCGGAGAAATTGTATAAAGATTATTACAAGGATAGCCCGTTTACGATTATATCGGATAAGAATATCGATTTAAAACAGGTTGTAAACACAAACAAGTGTGTTTTACATCTTGAGAAACATGGTAATAAACTGCTTATTCTTTCATGTATCGACAATTTAGTAAAAGGAGCTTCGGGTCAGGCAGTGCATAATATGAATCTGATTTTTGGTTTGGAAGAAACTATAGGGTTGAATTTGAAAGCATCTGCTTTTTAG
- a CDS encoding argininosuccinate synthase, protein MKKKVVLAFSGGLDTSFCAKYLSADLGYEVYTAIANTGGFTADELKVIEQKAYKLGAAKHVSLDITQEYYEKSIKYMIFGNVLRNGTYPISVSSERIFQAIAIINYAKEIGADAVAHGSTGAGNDQVRFDLTFDVLAPGIEIITPTRDLLLTREYEINYLKEHGYEADFTKMEYSINKGLWGTSIGGKETLKSNQTLPEEAYPSQLKKQDSEMLTIDFEEGEIAAVNGEKYTDKVKAIQKIEEIASAYAIGRDMHIGDTIIGIKGRVGFEAAAPIVIINAHKMLEKHTLTKWQQYWKDQVGNWYGMFLHEAQYLEPVMRDIEAMLESSQRNVSGRVIIELKPYHYTLVGVESDFDLMKADFGEYGEMNKAWTSDDAKGFTKIYAMTNKIYHSVQKKNGK, encoded by the coding sequence ATGAAAAAGAAAGTCGTTTTAGCATTCAGTGGGGGATTAGATACATCGTTTTGCGCTAAATATTTATCTGCTGATCTTGGATATGAGGTATATACAGCAATTGCAAACACGGGTGGATTTACTGCTGACGAACTTAAGGTTATAGAGCAAAAGGCTTATAAACTAGGTGCTGCAAAACATGTTAGTCTTGATATAACACAAGAGTATTATGAGAAGAGCATCAAATATATGATCTTTGGCAATGTGTTGCGTAATGGTACATACCCTATATCTGTTAGTTCGGAGCGTATTTTTCAGGCAATTGCTATTATTAACTATGCAAAAGAAATAGGTGCTGACGCTGTCGCTCATGGAAGTACTGGTGCCGGTAATGATCAGGTTCGTTTCGACTTGACTTTTGATGTGCTTGCACCCGGTATCGAAATAATTACTCCAACACGCGACTTGCTGCTCACTCGTGAATATGAAATCAATTATTTGAAAGAGCATGGGTATGAAGCAGACTTCACAAAAATGGAGTATTCTATCAACAAAGGACTTTGGGGTACAAGTATCGGTGGAAAAGAAACATTGAAATCGAATCAAACTCTTCCAGAGGAAGCATACCCTTCTCAATTGAAAAAACAAGACTCGGAAATGCTGACTATTGACTTTGAAGAAGGTGAAATAGCTGCTGTTAACGGTGAAAAATATACTGATAAAGTAAAGGCGATACAGAAAATTGAAGAAATTGCTTCCGCTTATGCTATAGGTCGCGATATGCATATAGGTGATACTATTATAGGTATTAAGGGACGTGTGGGTTTTGAAGCCGCTGCACCTATTGTTATAATCAATGCTCATAAAATGCTGGAAAAACATACGCTAACCAAGTGGCAACAATATTGGAAAGATCAGGTAGGTAATTGGTATGGAATGTTTTTACATGAAGCGCAATACCTAGAGCCTGTGATGCGTGATATAGAAGCTATGCTCGAAAGTTCGCAGCGCAATGTCTCAGGTCGTGTTATCATAGAACTGAAACCTTATCATTATACGCTTGTAGGAGTAGAAAGTGATTTCGACTTGATGAAAGCAGACTTTGGTGAATATGGCGAAATGAACAAAGCTTGGACTTCCGACGATGCCAAAGGATTTACCAAGATATATGCTATGACAAATAAGATATATCATAGTGTGCAGAAGAAAAACGGAAAATAA
- a CDS encoding 2-phosphosulfolactate phosphatase, which translates to MKVDVCFSPALYPYYADSNNYIVVVVDIFRATTTMFAALKNGAKCIIPVASIEEAQQYKAKGYLVGAERNVKRCDFADFGNSPFDYTEDKVEGKEIVFTTTNGTQAIEAAANADVLTIGAFSNISALTDFCIQKQKDVMILCAGWNNRFNIEDTLFGGALADRLMAKGYASASDATQVALSMWQEAKSDLRGYINRTEHIKRLEANNLQDSVEYCLTVDTVNLVPLYDNVNNVLKL; encoded by the coding sequence ATGAAAGTTGATGTTTGTTTTTCTCCTGCTTTGTATCCTTACTATGCCGATAGCAATAACTATATTGTAGTAGTGGTTGATATATTCAGGGCTACTACAACCATGTTTGCTGCCCTGAAAAATGGAGCTAAGTGTATTATTCCGGTAGCTTCTATCGAAGAAGCCCAACAATATAAAGCTAAAGGATACTTGGTTGGTGCAGAGCGGAATGTGAAACGTTGTGATTTTGCTGACTTTGGAAACTCACCGTTTGACTATACAGAGGACAAAGTAGAGGGTAAAGAAATTGTGTTTACAACGACAAACGGAACTCAGGCAATCGAAGCCGCTGCAAATGCAGATGTTTTGACTATCGGAGCTTTTTCGAATATAAGTGCATTGACTGATTTTTGCATACAAAAGCAAAAAGACGTAATGATACTCTGTGCGGGGTGGAATAATCGTTTTAATATTGAAGATACATTATTTGGTGGAGCTTTAGCCGATAGGTTGATGGCAAAAGGATATGCGTCTGCTTCAGATGCCACTCAGGTTGCTTTATCGATGTGGCAAGAGGCTAAGTCTGATTTGAGAGGCTATATTAATCGTACCGAACATATCAAGCGGCTTGAAGCAAATAACTTGCAAGATTCTGTTGAATACTGCTTAACTGTGGATACAGTAAATCTCGTTCCGTTGTATGATAATGTAAATAACGTTTTAAAGCTTTAA
- a CDS encoding MmcQ/YjbR family DNA-binding protein, with protein sequence MNIEEAREACIAIKGGTETFPFGEDVLVYKIMDKMYAYMALDSKDGEFWLNLKCDPEKAIELREQYTGIKPGFHSNKKYWNTVVLDSDVPDKLIKELILHSVEEVIKKLPKVKQTEYNNLPNS encoded by the coding sequence ATGAATATAGAAGAAGCGCGCGAAGCCTGTATTGCTATAAAAGGAGGGACAGAGACATTTCCTTTTGGGGAGGATGTCTTAGTTTACAAGATCATGGATAAGATGTATGCTTATATGGCGTTGGATAGTAAAGATGGAGAATTTTGGCTTAACCTCAAGTGTGATCCGGAGAAAGCTATCGAGCTGCGTGAACAGTATACGGGAATAAAACCCGGATTTCATTCTAATAAAAAATATTGGAATACAGTTGTTCTTGATAGCGATGTGCCTGATAAACTTATTAAAGAATTGATTCTTCACTCAGTAGAAGAAGTCATAAAGAAACTACCCAAAGTAAAACAAACAGAATATAATAACTTACCAAATAGTTGA
- a CDS encoding arginine repressor → MTKRFRHKIIKEVLQTNDINSQDMLLKILTEKGFELTQATLSRDIKELKIVKAPTSKGTYTYQLSEAKVTTPEESPLSSFGFVGIEFSGQLAIIKTRPGYAMAIAGEIDNKASKYILGTVAGDDTILIIPKENVSREEVIASLSTFIPNIE, encoded by the coding sequence ATGACTAAAAGATTCAGACACAAAATAATAAAAGAAGTGCTTCAGACTAATGATATAAATAGTCAGGATATGCTTCTTAAGATACTTACAGAAAAAGGCTTTGAGCTTACTCAGGCTACGCTGTCGCGCGATATCAAAGAATTGAAAATCGTTAAAGCGCCGACATCGAAAGGGACATATACATATCAGTTGTCAGAAGCGAAGGTTACGACTCCGGAAGAATCTCCGCTTTCATCCTTTGGTTTTGTCGGGATAGAATTCTCAGGACAACTGGCTATAATCAAAACCCGCCCCGGATATGCAATGGCGATAGCAGGTGAAATAGACAATAAGGCTTCAAAGTACATTTTGGGTACAGTGGCCGGTGATGATACAATACTGATTATACCAAAAGAAAATGTGAGCAGAGAGGAAGTGATAGCTTCACTATCTACCTTTATTCCAAACATTGAATAG
- a CDS encoding glycoside hydrolase family 3 N-terminal domain-containing protein, whose translation MNYFKLSIIALFLFQTISAQQAYKYKNPKLSSEERTVDLISHMTLEEKVGQLLCPLGWEMYERNGDQVTHSKKFEEYVQQRHIGMLWATFRADPWTKKTLENGLSPKLAAKAGNALQRYIMENTRLGIPIFLAEECPHGHMAIGTTVFPTAIGQAATWNPSLIQQMSAVISKEARSQGSHIGYGPVLDLAREARWSRVEETYGEDPVLISKMGEAFVTGFGSGDLSKPYSLISTLKHFVAYGIPDGGHNGNSNSVGMRDLKENYLPPFEKAVKAGALSVMTAYNSVDGIPCTSNEYLLKDVLCKDWGFKGFTVSDLGSIEGLRGSHYVVSTIQEAAILSLTSGLDCDLGGNAFFTLSDAVKKGMVSETQIDSAVYKILKLKFDMGLFENPYVDENNAQQVVRTQENKALARQVARESIVLLENKNNVLPLNKSRIKKIAVIGPNADNVYNQLGDYTAPQDDSNVKTVLDGIRSKLKQSQIEYVKGCAIRDTLNTDIDKAVQAALRSDVAVVVVGGSSARDFKTKYIETGAAVADEHSISDMESGEGFDRVSLDLMGKQLELLKAIKATGKPFVVVYIQGRPLNMNWAAENADALLSAWYPGQEGGNAIADVLFGEYNPAGRLPMSVAKSVGQLPVYYNHRNPASHDYVEMTSKPLYSFGYGLSFTSFEYSNLKINKSNSGVEVTVELRNSGNLDGDEVVQLYLRNNRASVVQPIMQLKTFERVNLKKGETKTIKLLLTKDDFSIIDKKMNRVVEPNGDFTFMVGSSSDNIKLQEKISL comes from the coding sequence ATGAATTATTTTAAATTAAGCATTATTGCTCTCTTTCTATTTCAAACAATAAGTGCTCAACAAGCCTATAAGTACAAAAATCCAAAGCTGTCAAGCGAAGAGCGTACTGTCGATCTTATCAGTCACATGACTTTGGAGGAAAAAGTAGGTCAGTTGCTTTGTCCTCTTGGTTGGGAGATGTATGAACGCAACGGAGATCAGGTGACACACTCTAAAAAGTTTGAAGAGTATGTTCAACAGCGTCATATAGGTATGCTCTGGGCTACTTTTAGGGCAGACCCATGGACTAAAAAAACATTAGAAAACGGATTGAGTCCGAAGTTGGCTGCTAAAGCGGGTAATGCTTTACAGCGCTATATAATGGAGAATACACGCTTGGGTATTCCTATTTTCCTTGCTGAAGAGTGTCCTCATGGGCATATGGCGATTGGTACTACTGTTTTCCCCACTGCAATAGGACAAGCGGCAACATGGAACCCTAGTCTTATCCAACAAATGAGTGCGGTAATATCCAAAGAAGCACGTTCTCAGGGTTCGCATATCGGATATGGTCCCGTCTTAGATTTGGCAAGGGAAGCCAGATGGTCTCGTGTGGAAGAAACGTATGGAGAAGATCCTGTACTGATCTCTAAAATGGGAGAAGCCTTTGTGACAGGTTTTGGTAGTGGAGATTTGAGTAAACCATACAGTTTGATTTCTACTTTAAAGCATTTTGTTGCTTATGGAATCCCCGATGGTGGACATAATGGTAATAGCAATAGTGTGGGAATGCGCGACTTGAAGGAAAACTATTTACCTCCATTCGAAAAAGCTGTTAAAGCAGGGGCTTTGTCTGTGATGACTGCTTACAACTCTGTAGATGGTATTCCTTGTACATCGAACGAATATTTGCTAAAGGATGTACTATGCAAAGATTGGGGTTTTAAAGGCTTTACTGTGTCTGATTTGGGTAGTATCGAAGGATTGAGAGGAAGTCACTATGTTGTATCAACAATACAGGAAGCTGCTATATTATCCTTAACGTCAGGACTTGATTGCGACTTGGGTGGTAATGCTTTCTTTACATTGTCTGACGCTGTAAAAAAAGGCATGGTTAGTGAAACTCAGATTGACTCGGCTGTATATAAAATACTTAAATTGAAATTCGATATGGGACTTTTCGAAAATCCATATGTCGATGAAAACAATGCACAACAGGTTGTTAGAACACAAGAAAACAAGGCATTGGCAAGACAAGTAGCAAGAGAGTCGATTGTATTACTCGAAAACAAAAATAATGTCTTACCTCTTAATAAGAGTAGAATAAAGAAAATTGCTGTGATAGGTCCTAATGCTGATAATGTATACAATCAGTTAGGCGATTATACTGCACCACAGGATGATAGCAATGTTAAGACTGTTTTGGATGGTATCAGATCTAAGCTTAAACAGTCGCAAATAGAATATGTAAAAGGCTGTGCTATCAGAGATACCCTAAACACTGATATCGATAAGGCTGTACAAGCCGCCCTGAGATCAGATGTGGCTGTCGTTGTGGTTGGAGGTTCCAGTGCACGTGATTTTAAAACAAAATATATAGAAACAGGTGCTGCTGTTGCTGATGAGCATAGCATAAGCGATATGGAGAGCGGCGAAGGCTTTGATAGAGTTAGTTTAGATCTTATGGGAAAACAATTAGAGCTATTGAAGGCTATAAAAGCCACCGGCAAACCTTTTGTCGTGGTGTATATTCAAGGTCGTCCGCTGAATATGAACTGGGCAGCAGAGAATGCAGATGCACTACTGTCAGCTTGGTATCCGGGGCAAGAAGGCGGCAATGCGATAGCTGATGTTCTGTTTGGTGAATATAACCCTGCGGGACGTCTACCAATGTCTGTAGCTAAATCGGTAGGACAATTACCTGTATATTATAATCACAGGAACCCGGCAAGTCACGATTATGTGGAGATGACTAGTAAGCCATTGTATAGTTTCGGCTATGGACTTAGCTTTACCAGCTTCGAATACAGTAATTTGAAGATTAATAAGAGCAATTCAGGAGTTGAGGTTACTGTAGAACTTCGAAATTCCGGAAATCTTGATGGAGACGAAGTTGTTCAGTTATACCTGAGAAATAATAGGGCTTCTGTTGTGCAGCCTATTATGCAGTTGAAAACCTTTGAAAGAGTCAATTTGAAGAAAGGTGAGACCAAAACGATTAAGCTTCTACTGACAAAGGACGACTTTTCTATTATAGATAAGAAAATGAATAGAGTTGTTGAGCCGAACGGAGACTTTACTTTTATGGTAGGTAGTTCTTCTGATAATATTAAATTACAAGAGAAAATATCATTATAA
- a CDS encoding YraN family protein yields MAEHNDLGKKGEEAAVNLLKQKGYKIIEQNWTYEKYEIDIIARNEEFIIFVEVKTRSSNYWGHPEDAVSKRKIKRIVEAADFYLKEFNIDLPARFDVIAAIWTGQKFEIDHIDDAFFAPIN; encoded by the coding sequence ATGGCTGAGCATAATGATCTTGGAAAAAAAGGTGAGGAGGCAGCAGTTAATCTTCTTAAACAAAAGGGGTACAAGATCATTGAGCAAAATTGGACTTATGAGAAATACGAAATAGATATTATTGCTCGAAACGAAGAGTTTATTATTTTTGTAGAAGTAAAGACAAGAAGTAGTAATTATTGGGGACATCCGGAAGACGCAGTATCGAAACGGAAAATAAAAAGGATTGTAGAGGCAGCCGATTTCTATTTGAAGGAATTTAATATAGATTTACCGGCCCGCTTTGATGTTATTGCAGCAATTTGGACAGGACAAAAGTTCGAAATAGACCATATAGATGATGCATTTTTTGCGCCTATAAACTGA
- a CDS encoding biotin--[acetyl-CoA-carboxylase] ligase, translating into MTTVPEIIYISETNSTNNYLKELLQTQNVDEGTVVWADFQSAGKGQRGNGWESEAGKNILFSIVLFPGFIKAGEQFILSQIVSLAVANCLQEYTEGISIKWPNDIYWNEKKICGILLENTILEDNIGHSVAGIGININQENFRSEAPNPVSLKQITNRDYNLEEILKTVVDNINAYYQQIKIGKTDFLIKQYKESLFRKDGYHLYNDGISDFLARIQDVDSSGLLILKTKEGEERHFAFKEVKYII; encoded by the coding sequence TTGACGACTGTGCCTGAGATAATTTACATTAGCGAGACTAACTCGACTAATAATTATTTAAAAGAACTACTCCAGACACAGAATGTTGATGAAGGTACTGTCGTTTGGGCAGATTTTCAGTCGGCAGGGAAAGGTCAGCGAGGGAATGGCTGGGAGTCGGAAGCGGGAAAAAATATTCTTTTTAGTATTGTCTTGTTCCCTGGCTTTATAAAAGCGGGAGAGCAATTTATACTATCACAGATTGTATCTCTAGCCGTAGCAAATTGTCTGCAAGAATATACAGAGGGTATATCTATAAAATGGCCTAACGATATCTATTGGAATGAAAAGAAAATATGTGGTATCCTATTAGAAAACACTATTCTCGAAGATAATATAGGTCATTCTGTTGCGGGTATTGGCATTAATATCAATCAGGAAAATTTCAGAAGCGAAGCTCCGAATCCTGTATCTCTGAAACAGATAACTAACAGAGACTATAATCTTGAGGAAATACTAAAGACTGTTGTTGATAATATCAATGCGTACTACCAGCAAATAAAGATTGGCAAGACCGATTTTCTGATAAAACAATATAAAGAGTCTCTTTTCAGGAAAGATGGTTATCATCTATACAATGATGGAATATCGGATTTCCTTGCCCGAATACAAGATGTCGATTCTTCGGGACTCCTTATTTTAAAAACGAAAGAAGGTGAAGAAAGACATTTTGCCTTTAAAGAAGTTAAATATATCATATAA